CGCGGCGGTGGTATGGCTGACGCCCGCCACCATGCCGTCCGCCTCCCCGGCCTCGACCATCGCCGCCCCGAAATATAGCGGGCGGCGCAGCATGCGCCGCGCCGCGCTCGCGGCCAGCGTCTGCCGCCGGGCGTAGCGCGCCGCGTAGCCGTCGAGCTCGGGGGATGCAGTCGGCTGGATGCATGGGATGTCGCTCGGCGCGCCCTCGGCGCTCTTCACCAGCACTATCGGGCGGGCGATGCCGGCGGCGGCGACGCGGCGCGCCGCCTCGCGGATGCGCTCATCCTCGCCCTCGGGGAAGATGATCGTCCGCGGGTCGGCCTGGGCCTGTTTGACGATACGATCGAGCAGCTCCATGGTCGCAGCTTACTTCGTCCACTCCAGTTGCAGCTTGGCGGCGGCGTCGGCGACGGTGATCCAGGTGACGTTGTCGTGCAGCTGGAGGGCGCTGGCCGGCACCGCGGCGGTGACGGGGCCCTCGAGCGACTTGGCGACGGCGTCGGCCTTGTTGTCGCCGTAGGTGAGCATGATGATGCGCTCGGCCTCGAGGATGGTGCCGATGCCCATGGAGATGGCCTGCTTGGGCACATCCTCGAGGCGCTCGAAGAAGCGCGCGTTGTCCTTGATCGTGGTCTGGGTGAGGTTGACCACGCGGGTGCGCGAGGCGAGCGACGAGCCCGGCTCGTTGAAGCCGATGTGGCCGTTGCTGCCGATGCCCAGCACCTGGCACTTGACGCCGCCGATATCGTCCATCATCTGCTCGTAGGCGGCGCAGTGGGCCTCGAGGTCGGGCGCCAGGCCGTCGGGCACGTGGGTGAAGGCCGGGCTGATGTTGACGTGGTCGAACAGGTTCTCATTCATGAAGCGGCGGTAGCTCTGCTCGTGGGTCGGCGGCAGGCCGACATACTCGTCGAGGTTGAAGGTGATGACGCCGGAGAAGTCGCTCTCTCCCGCCTGGTTGAGGCGGATGAGTTCCTGGTACAGGGGAATCGGGCTGCTGCCGGTGGCCAGGCCGAGCACGAAGTGCGGCCGCGCGCGCATCTGCTCGGCGATGAGCGCGGCCGCCCGCCGGCCCATCTCCTCCTTGGTGGGAACGATGATGACTTTCATGGCGACGCCTCCTTGTGCGGTTGCCGGTGGTGCCTCAGTGCACGCAAGGCGGGGCGCGCCCGACCTGCGGCCCGCGTGTGCGACGCGGCCTGGTCTCGACAGCATGGAGCCAGGCGCGAACGGACACGCGCCTGGGCGGCGGCAGAGAAACTCACACGCCGCCGGGCGAGCGCATAATGTACCACGACGCCTGTACCACGTCAAGCTCGCCCTCAGGGTAGGTGTGAACCCGGAGCGTTGGTATGCGCAAGCCCATGTGGCACACCCGCCCTCGGGTGTGGGGGCGCCGCGTCGGCGGCGCCTATTCACGGGCGAGAGCGCCTGTGGCACATCCACCGTTTGACGGCCTCACCTCTGCGTGATCTACCCTACCGACAAAGAAAGTTCACACCCCTCAGGGTGGTATGACCGCGAAAAACTGGCATCTCGGAGGAGGCACTCCTCTCCCTGCCAGAGCTTGCCC
The nucleotide sequence above comes from Armatimonadota bacterium. Encoded proteins:
- the nagB gene encoding glucosamine-6-phosphate deaminase; amino-acid sequence: MKVIIVPTKEEMGRRAAALIAEQMRARPHFVLGLATGSSPIPLYQELIRLNQAGESDFSGVITFNLDEYVGLPPTHEQSYRRFMNENLFDHVNISPAFTHVPDGLAPDLEAHCAAYEQMMDDIGGVKCQVLGIGSNGHIGFNEPGSSLASRTRVVNLTQTTIKDNARFFERLEDVPKQAISMGIGTILEAERIIMLTYGDNKADAVAKSLEGPVTAAVPASALQLHDNVTWITVADAAAKLQLEWTK